The proteins below come from a single Parageobacillus thermoglucosidasius genomic window:
- a CDS encoding Mini-ribonuclease 3 has protein sequence MNLLQPVKDVKQMNGLTLAYIGDAVYELYVRHHLLSSGNVKPHQLHKRAIQYVSAKAQAKVLLTLLENGILTEEEQSVVRRGRNAKSGTIPKNTDVQTYRYSTAFEALIGYHFLGNNEKRVEELIRNSFVIIESEERKS, from the coding sequence ATGAATCTTTTGCAGCCAGTCAAAGATGTGAAACAAATGAACGGATTAACGCTTGCTTACATTGGGGATGCCGTATACGAATTGTACGTGCGGCATCACCTTCTTTCCAGCGGAAATGTAAAGCCGCATCAGCTTCATAAACGAGCGATTCAATATGTATCGGCAAAAGCACAGGCAAAAGTGCTGTTAACCTTGTTGGAAAATGGAATATTAACAGAAGAAGAGCAGTCGGTCGTTCGCCGGGGGCGAAACGCCAAATCCGGCACAATTCCCAAAAATACGGATGTGCAGACGTACCGGTATAGTACAGCATTTGAGGCACTGATTGGATACCATTTTTTAGGTAATAACGAAAAACGGGTGGAGGAGCTTATTCGCAATTCTTTTGTGATTATTGAAAGTGAGGAAAGGAAGTCGTAG
- the rlmB gene encoding 23S rRNA (guanosine(2251)-2'-O)-methyltransferase RlmB has translation MDFIIGKNPVIEALKSKRQINKIWIAESVQRHSVQPIIQLAKQNGVLVQYVPKKKLDQMVEGTHQGIVAQVAAYRYYEIDDLFARASEKNEPPFFLILDELEDPHNLGSIMRTADAVGAHGIIIPKRRSVGLTATVAKASTGAIEYIPVARVTNLARTMDELKERGVWIVGTDAKAKEDYRSLDGTMPLALVIGSEGKGIGRLILEKCDFLIRLPMRGHVTSLNASVAASLLMYEVYRKRYPLGE, from the coding sequence ATGGATTTTATTATTGGGAAAAATCCCGTCATCGAGGCGCTGAAATCAAAAAGACAAATTAACAAAATTTGGATAGCAGAAAGTGTGCAGCGTCACTCTGTACAACCGATTATTCAGCTCGCCAAGCAAAACGGTGTGCTTGTGCAATACGTTCCGAAAAAAAAACTCGACCAAATGGTAGAAGGGACGCACCAGGGAATTGTCGCTCAAGTTGCGGCGTACCGTTATTATGAAATCGATGATTTATTTGCACGAGCGTCCGAAAAAAACGAACCGCCGTTCTTTCTCATTCTTGATGAACTGGAAGACCCGCATAATTTAGGCTCGATTATGCGGACGGCTGATGCTGTTGGGGCGCACGGCATCATTATTCCGAAGCGGCGCTCTGTCGGCTTGACGGCAACGGTCGCGAAAGCTTCGACAGGGGCGATCGAATACATCCCTGTCGCGCGCGTGACGAATTTGGCGAGAACGATGGATGAATTAAAAGAGCGCGGCGTTTGGATTGTTGGAACAGATGCCAAAGCGAAAGAGGACTATCGCTCCCTTGACGGAACAATGCCGCTGGCTCTTGTGATTGGCAGTGAAGGAAAAGGAATCGGAAGGCTTATTTTAGAAAAATGCGATTTTCTCATTCGTTTGCCGATGCGAGGGCATGTTACGTCATTGAACGCTTCTGTCGCCGCGAGCCTTCTCATGTATGAGGTGTACCGCAAACGCTATCCATTAGGGGAATAA
- the rplA gene encoding 50S ribosomal protein L1, with amino-acid sequence MPRRGKKYLEALKLVDRSKAYPVAEAIELVKKTNIAKFDATVEVAFRLGVDPKKADQQIRGAVVLPHGTGKVQRVLVFAKGEKAKEAEAAGADYVGDTEYINKIQEGWFDFDVVVATPDMMGEVGKLGRILGPKGLMPNPKTGTVTFDVAKAVQEIKAGKVEYRVDKAGNIHVPIGKVSFDNEKLVENFTTIYEAILKAKPAAAKGTYVKNVTVTSTMGPGIKVDPSTVAVAQ; translated from the coding sequence ATGCCAAGAAGAGGAAAAAAATACTTAGAAGCATTAAAACTTGTGGACCGCTCAAAAGCGTATCCAGTTGCGGAAGCGATTGAGCTTGTTAAGAAAACAAACATTGCGAAATTTGACGCGACAGTGGAAGTGGCGTTCCGTTTAGGCGTTGATCCGAAAAAAGCGGACCAACAAATCCGCGGCGCGGTTGTATTGCCACATGGTACAGGGAAAGTACAACGCGTTTTAGTATTCGCGAAAGGCGAAAAAGCGAAAGAAGCGGAAGCTGCCGGCGCTGACTATGTTGGCGATACTGAATACATCAACAAAATCCAAGAAGGCTGGTTTGACTTTGATGTCGTTGTTGCCACTCCGGACATGATGGGGGAAGTAGGTAAATTAGGACGCATTTTAGGTCCGAAAGGATTAATGCCAAACCCGAAAACCGGCACGGTAACGTTTGACGTTGCGAAAGCCGTACAAGAAATTAAAGCTGGTAAAGTGGAATATCGTGTGGATAAAGCCGGCAACATCCATGTGCCGATTGGCAAAGTTTCGTTTGACAACGAAAAGCTCGTGGAAAACTTCACTACGATTTACGAAGCGATTTTAAAAGCAAAACCGGCTGCCGCTAAAGGCACTTATGTGAAAAACGTCACCGTTACTTCAACGATGGGGCCTGGCATCAAAGTAGACCCATCTACGGTTGCTGTAGCGCAATAA
- the gltX gene encoding glutamate--tRNA ligase gives MSQEVRVRYAPSPTGHLHIGGARTALFNYLFARHHNGKFIVRIEDTDIERNVEGGEQSQLENLKWLGIDYDESVDKDGGYGPYRQTERLDIYRKYVNELLEKGYAYKCFCTPEELEQEREAQRAAGIAAPQYSGKCRHLTKEQIAQLEAEGKPYTIRVKVPEGKVYEFEDIVRGKVTFESKDIGDWVIMKANGIPTYNFAVVIDDHLMKITHVFRGEEHLSNTPKQLMIYDYFGWEPPQFGHLTLIVNENRKKLSKRDESIIQFVSQYKELGYLPEALFNFFALLGWSPEGEEEIFSKEELIRIFDVSRLSKSPSMFDTKKLTWMNNQYIKKLDLDRLVEISLPHLIKAGRLPEQMSEEQRQWARDLIALYQEQMSYGAEIVQLSELFFKEDIEYNEEAKEVLSGEQVPDVLKAFLEEVKQLDPFTAENIKAAIKSVQKSTGQKGKKLFMPIRVAATGQTHGPELPVALQLLGKEKVISRLEKVVH, from the coding sequence ATGTCACAAGAAGTGAGAGTGCGATATGCACCGAGTCCAACAGGCCATTTACACATTGGCGGCGCAAGAACGGCGTTATTTAACTATTTGTTCGCTCGCCATCATAATGGAAAATTTATTGTGCGCATTGAAGATACGGATATTGAACGAAACGTAGAGGGCGGAGAACAATCGCAGTTAGAAAACTTAAAATGGTTAGGCATCGATTATGACGAATCGGTGGATAAAGACGGCGGATACGGTCCATATCGCCAGACGGAGCGTCTTGATATATATCGCAAATACGTCAATGAACTTTTAGAAAAAGGATATGCGTACAAATGTTTCTGCACGCCGGAAGAGCTTGAACAAGAGCGGGAAGCGCAAAGAGCGGCAGGCATCGCTGCACCGCAATATAGTGGGAAATGCCGCCATTTAACAAAAGAACAAATTGCGCAATTGGAAGCGGAAGGAAAGCCATATACGATTCGCGTAAAAGTGCCGGAAGGAAAAGTATATGAATTTGAAGATATCGTGCGCGGAAAAGTGACGTTTGAATCAAAGGATATTGGCGATTGGGTCATTATGAAAGCGAACGGCATTCCAACATACAATTTTGCTGTCGTGATTGATGACCATTTAATGAAAATCACCCATGTGTTCCGCGGCGAGGAACATTTGTCGAACACGCCGAAACAATTGATGATTTATGACTATTTCGGCTGGGAGCCGCCGCAATTTGGCCATTTAACGTTAATCGTGAATGAAAATCGCAAAAAGCTTTCGAAACGTGACGAATCGATTATTCAATTTGTTTCCCAATATAAAGAGCTTGGCTATTTGCCGGAAGCATTGTTTAACTTCTTTGCGCTGCTCGGCTGGTCGCCAGAAGGGGAAGAAGAAATCTTCTCGAAAGAGGAACTCATTCGCATTTTCGATGTTTCCCGGTTGTCGAAATCACCATCCATGTTCGATACGAAAAAGTTGACATGGATGAATAACCAATATATTAAAAAATTAGATTTGGACCGGCTTGTAGAGATTTCTTTGCCGCATTTGATCAAAGCCGGCCGGCTGCCAGAACAAATGAGCGAAGAACAACGGCAATGGGCGCGTGATTTGATTGCCTTATACCAAGAACAAATGAGCTATGGCGCCGAAATTGTACAATTATCGGAGTTGTTCTTTAAAGAGGACATTGAGTATAATGAAGAAGCAAAAGAAGTGCTATCAGGCGAACAAGTCCCTGATGTGTTAAAAGCATTTCTAGAAGAAGTGAAACAGCTCGATCCATTTACAGCGGAAAATATTAAAGCGGCAATTAAATCAGTGCAAAAATCGACAGGGCAAAAAGGAAAAAAATTGTTTATGCCAATTCGCGTCGCTGCAACAGGGCAAACACACGGTCCGGAACTGCCAGTTGCGCTTCAATTATTAGGAAAAGAAAAAGTCATCAGCCGATTAGAAAAAGTGGTTCATTAA
- the rplL gene encoding 50S ribosomal protein L7/L12, with the protein MTKEQIIEAIKNMTVLELNELVKAIEEEFGVTAAAPVVVAGGAAAGGDAAAEKTEFDVILADAGAQKIKVIKVVREITGLGLKEAKDLVDNTPKPLKEGVSKEEAEEIKAKLEEVGASVELK; encoded by the coding sequence ATGACGAAAGAACAAATCATTGAAGCGATTAAAAATATGACAGTATTAGAATTAAACGAATTAGTAAAAGCAATTGAAGAAGAGTTCGGCGTAACTGCTGCTGCTCCTGTAGTAGTTGCTGGCGGTGCTGCTGCTGGCGGCGATGCTGCTGCTGAAAAAACAGAATTCGATGTTATCCTTGCTGACGCTGGTGCGCAAAAAATTAAAGTTATCAAAGTGGTTCGTGAAATCACTGGCCTTGGCTTGAAAGAAGCAAAAGACTTAGTTGACAACACTCCAAAACCACTTAAAGAAGGCGTTTCTAAAGAAGAAGCAGAAGAAATCAAAGCGAAACTTGAAGAAGTTGGCGCTAGCGTAGAATTAAAATAA
- the rplJ gene encoding 50S ribosomal protein L10 yields MGSAIELKKQIVAEIADKFRASKSTVIVDYRGLNVAEITELRKRLREAGVEFKVYKNTLTRRALAEVGLEGLNDVFTGPNAIAFSNEDVVAPAKILSEFAKEHEALEIKAGVIEGNIATIEEINALAKLPSREGLLSMLLSVLQAPIRNFALAAKAVADQKEEQSA; encoded by the coding sequence ATGGGCAGTGCGATCGAACTCAAAAAGCAAATTGTAGCGGAAATTGCCGACAAATTCCGCGCAAGCAAATCGACGGTTATCGTAGACTATCGCGGCCTTAACGTAGCAGAGATCACGGAACTTCGCAAGCGGCTTCGCGAAGCGGGCGTTGAGTTCAAAGTGTATAAAAACACATTAACTCGCCGCGCTTTGGCGGAAGTCGGATTAGAAGGATTAAACGATGTATTCACTGGGCCGAACGCGATTGCGTTTAGCAACGAAGACGTTGTCGCGCCTGCGAAAATTTTAAGCGAATTTGCGAAAGAACACGAAGCGCTTGAGATCAAAGCAGGTGTGATTGAAGGCAACATTGCGACGATTGAAGAAATTAACGCGCTTGCGAAACTTCCTTCGCGCGAAGGCTTGCTTTCTATGCTGCTTAGCGTTCTTCAAGCTCCTATCCGCAACTTTGCGCTTGCTGCCAAAGCGGTTGCGGACCAAAAAGAGGAGCAAAGCGCATAA
- the sigH gene encoding RNA polymerase sporulation sigma factor SigH translates to MGECFKEKTYKSYKHLEDEQLVELVHQGDGDALDFLIHKYQNFVRAKARSYFLVGADREDIIQEGMIGLYKAVRDFKGDKLSSFKAFAELCITRQMITAIKTATRQKHIPLNSYVSLDKPIYDDESDRTLMDVISGTKATDPEELIVNREEVDDIEVKMTELLSDLERKVLALYLDGRSYQEISEELNRHVKSIDNALQRVKRKLEKYLECREISL, encoded by the coding sequence GTGGGCGAATGCTTCAAAGAAAAAACGTACAAAAGCTATAAGCATTTGGAAGACGAGCAGTTAGTGGAGCTGGTGCATCAAGGGGATGGGGATGCGCTCGATTTTTTGATCCATAAGTATCAAAACTTCGTTCGTGCTAAAGCCCGCTCTTATTTTTTAGTCGGCGCGGATCGGGAAGACATCATTCAAGAAGGAATGATCGGCTTATATAAGGCGGTTCGCGATTTTAAAGGGGACAAGCTTTCTTCTTTTAAAGCGTTTGCGGAACTTTGCATTACGAGGCAGATGATCACTGCGATTAAAACGGCGACAAGACAAAAGCATATTCCGCTTAATTCCTACGTATCTTTAGACAAACCAATTTATGATGATGAATCGGATCGGACGTTGATGGATGTCATTTCTGGGACGAAAGCGACGGATCCTGAAGAGCTGATCGTTAACCGCGAAGAAGTCGATGATATTGAAGTGAAAATGACGGAGCTGCTCAGTGATTTGGAACGGAAAGTACTTGCTTTATATTTGGATGGCCGCTCCTATCAAGAGATTTCTGAAGAACTAAACCGCCATGTCAAATCGATCGATAATGCCCTTCAACGCGTTAAAAGGAAGCTGGAAAAATATTTGGAGTGCCGTGAAATTAGCCTTTAA
- the ispF gene encoding 2-C-methyl-D-erythritol 2,4-cyclodiphosphate synthase, with product MFRIGQGFDVHQLVEGRPLIIGGVRIPYEKGLLGHSDADVLLHAVADACLGAIGAGDIGKHFPDTDERYKDADSALLLKQVWELVKRQGYKLVNLDCTVIAQKPKMAPHIEQMKENIAKLLEGESSQVNIKATTTEKLGFTGRGEGIAAQAVVLLQKQ from the coding sequence ATGTTTCGCATTGGTCAAGGGTTTGATGTTCATCAGCTTGTTGAGGGCCGCCCCCTTATTATTGGAGGCGTCCGCATTCCATACGAAAAGGGGCTGCTTGGCCATTCTGACGCTGATGTGTTGTTGCATGCGGTCGCGGATGCCTGTTTAGGAGCAATTGGCGCGGGTGACATCGGAAAGCATTTTCCAGATACAGATGAACGCTATAAAGATGCCGACTCTGCGCTGTTATTAAAACAAGTATGGGAATTAGTCAAGCGCCAAGGGTACAAACTTGTGAATCTTGATTGCACGGTGATCGCGCAAAAGCCGAAGATGGCGCCGCATATTGAGCAAATGAAAGAAAACATTGCGAAATTGCTGGAAGGAGAATCATCGCAAGTCAATATTAAAGCGACAACGACGGAAAAGCTGGGCTTTACTGGCCGGGGAGAAGGAATCGCCGCACAAGCGGTTGTATTATTGCAAAAACAGTAA
- a CDS encoding class I SAM-dependent methyltransferase — translation MSEHYYSPTPSSESNPHTWTFTLRGHDLTFTTDSGVFSKREVDFGTRLLIETFEEPDVDGGFLDVGCGYGPIGLAVAKSFPNRHVDMIDINKRALELANENKRVNHIANVSIYESDLFEQVGDKKFAAILTNPPIRAGKRVVYAIFEQSAAHLYPDGELWVVIQKKQGAPSALKKLQEIFSCVEVVTKKKGYYIIKSKKC, via the coding sequence TTGAGCGAACATTATTATTCTCCAACTCCGTCATCGGAAAGCAATCCGCATACGTGGACGTTTACGTTGCGGGGCCATGACCTGACATTTACGACAGACAGCGGCGTATTTTCGAAACGAGAGGTCGATTTTGGGACGCGATTGCTGATTGAAACGTTTGAAGAGCCGGACGTGGATGGCGGCTTTTTGGATGTAGGATGCGGATACGGCCCGATCGGGTTGGCCGTTGCGAAGTCTTTTCCAAACCGCCACGTAGACATGATTGATATAAACAAACGCGCGCTTGAGTTGGCGAATGAGAACAAGCGGGTGAATCATATTGCGAACGTATCCATTTATGAAAGTGATTTATTTGAACAAGTAGGAGATAAAAAATTTGCCGCGATTTTGACAAACCCGCCGATCCGTGCTGGGAAGCGTGTCGTTTATGCCATTTTTGAACAGAGCGCCGCCCACCTTTACCCTGACGGGGAATTGTGGGTTGTGATTCAGAAAAAACAAGGAGCCCCTTCCGCGCTGAAAAAATTGCAAGAAATATTCTCCTGCGTGGAAGTCGTGACAAAGAAAAAAGGATATTATATCATAAAGTCAAAAAAATGTTGA
- the secE gene encoding preprotein translocase subunit SecE, protein MQRMINFFKDVAREMKKVSWPSRKELVNYTVIVLATVAFFTVFFAVVDLGISELIRLVFE, encoded by the coding sequence ATGCAGCGAATGATTAATTTTTTTAAAGATGTAGCACGGGAAATGAAAAAGGTAAGCTGGCCAAGCCGGAAAGAACTTGTCAATTATACGGTGATTGTATTGGCCACAGTGGCGTTTTTTACAGTATTTTTTGCAGTGGTTGATCTAGGGATTTCCGAATTAATTCGTCTTGTTTTTGAATAA
- the cysE gene encoding serine O-acetyltransferase: MFKTLKEDIEVIFEQDPAARSYLEVILTYSGLHAIWAHRIAHALYKRKFYFLARLISQISRFFTGIEIHPGAKIGRRFFIDHGMGVVIGETCEIGDNVTVYQGVTLGGTGKEKGKRHPTIKDNCLIAAGAKVLGSITIGENSKIGAGSVVLKDVPPNSTVVGIPGRVVVRDGVKVKKDLNHTDLPDPVADRIKELEAEIAKLRSEIESLKERKNEHEQHSAL; this comes from the coding sequence ATGTTTAAAACATTAAAAGAAGACATTGAAGTGATTTTTGAGCAAGATCCGGCAGCAAGAAGCTACTTGGAAGTCATTTTAACCTATTCTGGCTTGCACGCGATTTGGGCGCACCGTATTGCTCATGCGTTATATAAGCGGAAATTTTACTTTCTCGCCCGTCTTATTTCACAAATCAGCCGCTTTTTTACAGGGATTGAAATTCATCCAGGAGCAAAAATCGGCCGCCGTTTTTTCATCGACCACGGCATGGGTGTGGTCATTGGCGAAACGTGCGAAATTGGAGATAATGTAACTGTATACCAAGGTGTGACATTGGGAGGAACGGGGAAAGAAAAAGGGAAGCGCCATCCAACGATTAAAGATAACTGCTTAATTGCGGCAGGAGCAAAAGTGCTCGGTTCCATTACGATTGGAGAAAATTCGAAAATTGGAGCGGGTTCGGTTGTGTTGAAAGACGTTCCGCCGAACTCCACGGTTGTTGGCATTCCGGGACGAGTCGTCGTCCGCGATGGCGTGAAGGTGAAAAAAGACTTAAATCATACGGACTTGCCAGATCCGGTTGCCGATCGCATTAAAGAGTTAGAAGCGGAAATTGCAAAACTGCGCAGCGAAATCGAAAGCTTAAAGGAAAGGAAGAACGAACATGAGCAGCATTCGGCTTTATAA
- a CDS encoding NYN domain-containing protein, giving the protein MNILIVDGYNMIGAWPELRKLKEEDDLAAARDLLISKMAEYQGFTGDKVIIVFDAHLVQGNAKKYKNHQVEVIFTKENETADERIERLAKSLINVRTKVYVATSDYTEQWTIFSQGALRKSARELLMEMESIEKAISKKLQNMKEQTPASRVPLPDEVARIFEKWRRGQK; this is encoded by the coding sequence ATGAATATTCTGATTGTCGATGGCTATAACATGATCGGTGCTTGGCCGGAGCTTCGCAAGCTAAAGGAGGAGGATGACCTTGCTGCGGCAAGGGATTTGTTGATCTCGAAAATGGCCGAGTACCAAGGATTTACTGGCGACAAAGTCATTATCGTTTTCGATGCGCACCTCGTACAAGGGAATGCGAAAAAATACAAAAATCATCAAGTCGAAGTTATTTTTACAAAGGAAAATGAGACCGCGGATGAGCGGATTGAAAGATTGGCGAAAAGCTTGATTAATGTGCGAACAAAGGTGTATGTCGCTACTTCCGATTATACGGAGCAATGGACGATTTTTAGTCAAGGGGCGCTACGCAAGTCGGCACGGGAGCTTTTAATGGAGATGGAGTCGATCGAAAAAGCTATTTCAAAAAAATTGCAAAATATGAAAGAGCAAACCCCGGCATCTAGAGTTCCGTTGCCGGACGAAGTAGCTCGAATTTTCGAAAAATGGCGAAGAGGGCAAAAGTGA
- the cysS gene encoding cysteine--tRNA ligase, with protein MSSIRLYNTLTRKKEPFEPLEPNKVKMYVCGPTVYNYIHIGNARAAIVFDTIRRYLEFRGYEVKYVSNFTDVDDKLIKAARELGEDVPTVAERFIQAYFEDITALGCKKADVHPRVTENMDTIIEFIQALVEKGYAYEVDGDVYYRTRKFAEYGKLSHQSIDELKAGARIEIGEKKEDPLDFALWKAAKEGEICWDSPWGKGRPGWHIECSAMARKYLGDTIDIHAGGQDLTFPHHENEIAQSEALTGKPFAKYWLHNGYLNINNEKMSKSLGNFVLVHDIIRQIDPQVLRFFMLSVHYRHPINYSEELLENAKKGLERLKTAYFNLKHRLQSSTNLTDDDEQWLARIQEQHEAFIREMDDDFNTANGIAVLFELAKQANLYLHEKNTSERVIHAFLRELEQLLDVLGITLQEEELLDEEIEALIQKRNEARKNRNFALADQIRDELRAKNIILEDTPQGTRWKRG; from the coding sequence ATGAGCAGCATTCGGCTTTATAACACATTGACAAGAAAAAAGGAACCGTTTGAGCCGCTTGAACCGAATAAAGTAAAAATGTACGTATGCGGTCCGACGGTGTATAACTATATCCATATCGGCAACGCCCGCGCTGCGATCGTATTCGATACGATTCGCCGCTACCTAGAGTTTCGCGGTTATGAAGTGAAGTATGTATCCAATTTTACCGATGTCGATGATAAGCTCATAAAAGCGGCGCGCGAATTGGGGGAAGATGTGCCGACGGTCGCGGAGCGTTTTATTCAAGCATATTTTGAAGACATTACAGCGCTTGGATGCAAAAAAGCGGATGTGCATCCACGCGTCACCGAAAATATGGATACGATTATTGAATTTATTCAAGCATTGGTTGAAAAAGGTTATGCGTACGAAGTCGATGGCGATGTGTACTATCGTACAAGAAAATTTGCAGAGTACGGCAAACTTTCGCATCAGTCTATTGATGAACTGAAAGCGGGAGCGCGCATTGAAATTGGCGAAAAGAAAGAAGACCCGCTTGATTTCGCATTATGGAAAGCGGCAAAAGAGGGGGAAATTTGCTGGGATAGCCCATGGGGAAAAGGGCGCCCGGGCTGGCATATTGAATGCTCGGCAATGGCGCGCAAATATTTGGGAGATACGATTGATATCCACGCTGGCGGTCAAGATTTGACGTTCCCGCATCATGAGAATGAAATAGCCCAGTCCGAAGCGTTAACAGGCAAACCGTTTGCAAAATATTGGCTTCATAACGGCTATTTGAATATTAATAACGAAAAAATGTCGAAATCGCTCGGCAACTTCGTGCTTGTTCACGACATTATCCGGCAAATCGATCCACAAGTATTGAGGTTTTTTATGCTTTCGGTTCACTACCGTCATCCGATTAACTATAGCGAAGAATTGTTAGAAAATGCGAAAAAGGGATTGGAACGGTTAAAAACGGCTTATTTTAATTTAAAACATCGATTGCAAAGCAGCACGAACTTAACCGATGACGACGAGCAGTGGCTCGCGCGCATTCAAGAGCAGCATGAGGCGTTTATCCGGGAAATGGACGACGATTTTAATACAGCCAATGGAATCGCTGTGTTGTTTGAACTGGCGAAACAAGCGAATTTGTATTTGCATGAAAAGAATACATCGGAACGCGTTATTCATGCATTTTTGCGCGAATTGGAACAGCTGCTTGACGTGCTTGGCATTACGTTGCAAGAAGAGGAATTGCTGGACGAGGAAATCGAAGCGCTCATTCAAAAGCGGAACGAAGCGAGAAAAAACCGGAATTTTGCTTTAGCGGATCAAATTCGTGATGAATTAAGAGCGAAAAACATTATTTTGGAAGATACGCCGCAAGGAACAAGATGGAAAAGAGGATAA
- the nusG gene encoding transcription termination/antitermination protein NusG: protein MEKNWYVIHTYSGYENKVKANLEKRVESMGMQDKIFRIVVPEETETETKSGKKKAAKRKVFPGYVLVEMVMTDDSWYVVRNTPGVTGFVGSSGAGSKPTPLLEEEVEMILKRMGMQLAELDVDYELKETVRVKEGPFANFTGTIEEIDVDKRKVKVLVNMFGRETPVEFEFSQIEKI, encoded by the coding sequence ATGGAAAAAAACTGGTATGTCATTCATACGTATTCAGGCTATGAAAATAAAGTGAAAGCCAATTTGGAAAAGCGCGTTGAGTCTATGGGGATGCAAGATAAAATTTTCCGCATCGTCGTTCCTGAAGAAACGGAGACAGAAACAAAGAGCGGCAAAAAGAAAGCGGCAAAAAGAAAAGTATTCCCGGGGTACGTGCTGGTCGAGATGGTGATGACCGATGATTCGTGGTATGTAGTGCGCAATACGCCAGGGGTAACGGGATTTGTCGGCTCAAGCGGAGCTGGTTCCAAACCGACACCGCTTCTTGAAGAAGAAGTTGAAATGATTTTAAAACGGATGGGTATGCAGCTTGCTGAGCTGGATGTTGATTATGAATTAAAAGAAACGGTAAGAGTGAAAGAAGGTCCTTTTGCCAATTTTACGGGTACAATTGAAGAAATCGATGTGGATAAAAGAAAAGTAAAAGTGCTTGTCAATATGTTCGGCCGCGAAACGCCAGTGGAATTTGAGTTTTCGCAAATTGAAAAAATATGA
- the rplK gene encoding 50S ribosomal protein L11 — translation MAKKVVKVVKLQIPAGKANPAPPVGPALGQAGVNIMAFCKEFNARTADQAGLIIPVEITVYEDRSFTFITKTPPAAVLLKKAAGIESGSGEPNRNKVATIKRDKVREIAELKMPDLNAASIEAAMRMVEGTARSMGIVIED, via the coding sequence GTGGCAAAAAAAGTTGTTAAAGTCGTAAAACTACAAATTCCTGCAGGCAAAGCGAATCCGGCACCGCCAGTTGGTCCAGCGTTAGGTCAAGCCGGTGTTAATATTATGGCATTTTGCAAAGAGTTCAATGCTCGCACAGCTGACCAAGCAGGTTTAATTATTCCGGTTGAAATTACGGTATATGAAGACCGTTCATTTACATTTATTACAAAAACTCCGCCAGCTGCAGTGTTATTGAAAAAAGCGGCCGGCATCGAATCTGGTTCCGGTGAACCGAACCGCAATAAAGTAGCGACAATCAAACGCGATAAAGTGCGCGAGATTGCCGAATTGAAAATGCCGGATTTAAACGCGGCGAGCATCGAAGCTGCGATGCGCATGGTTGAAGGTACGGCCCGCAGCATGGGCATCGTTATCGAAGACTAA
- the rpmG gene encoding 50S ribosomal protein L33, translating into MRKKIILACSQCNSRNYVTMKNVNHVQQRFEAKKFCKTCNVHTTHRETK; encoded by the coding sequence ATGCGCAAAAAAATTATTTTAGCTTGCAGTCAATGCAATAGCCGCAATTATGTTACAATGAAAAATGTCAACCATGTTCAACAGCGTTTTGAAGCAAAAAAATTTTGCAAAACTTGCAATGTGCACACGACCCACCGTGAAACGAAGTAA